From the Burkholderia sp. WP9 genome, the window CCAGGAATGCGTCGACATCTGCGTCAGGGACGAAGCCGCGCTCACGCACTACAAGCGTCGTGAAGCGATGCAGCGCTTCGAGCTTTGCATCCGGCAGCGGCGTTCCGGCGCGCAGCGCTGCGATCACGCCCGCGTCCATCTTGATCATCTTCGCCAGCGTGCTGTGACCGGCCATGCAGTAGTGGCAGTTGTTCTCGAAGTTCGATGTGAGGTAGACGACCTGCTGTTCGTGCGGCGTCAGCGTGCTTTTCGAGAACAGGTCCCACAGCGCCGAGTAACCGGCCAGCAGCGCGGGCGCTTCCGCCATATGCGCCTGAAGGTTGGGGACGAAGCCAAAGGCGCGCTTCGTGTCTTCGAGGCTGGCCTTCGAAGCGGCCGGTGCGTTATCGATCGTGTAGGTTTGGAAGTTGCTCATCGTTTTGCTCCTGCTGGTTGACGGTGAGCAAATGATGAAGGTCAGCGTTTTTTCGAAGAAGGCAGGCACCGTCGATAACAGTCATTCCTGGCAGGCATATAGCAATGGTTGAAGTGCTCACGCCTTAGAGGACAGATGGTCTAACGCAACGGGATGGATCGTTTGAATCTGGTCGACGGGTTTTGATCAATCAACTTTGAGGTGGGACCGACCGCTCCAGCTTCAAAGGCGGCCACACAGGTCGCGTGGGAGCAATTGAACGCTCGGGGTCGATGACGGCCGGCCACGACACGGTGTCCGGCAAGCGGTTGTTATGCTCCGCGCACCAAGCCGACGATGCCAGTCTCAACGCTCTCGAAACACTATGCGAAGTGTGTCAAAGTACCAACTCTTACTCGTGAGCGACCCCGCATGACTACATTACCGATTGCCGATCGATGGTTTGAACTCAAGCGCGTCAGTGACGAAATCACGCTACTTTGGGAACCGCACGTCGTGCCGCTGATGCGCTGCAATATCTGGCATGTGCGCGGGCGCGACCGGGACCTGATGATCGACACAGGGATGGGTATCGTCAGTCTGCAGGATGCCGCCAGGCACCTGCTGCAGAAGGACGTAACCGCCGTTGCGACGCATACGCATTCGGATCATGTCGGCGGGCATCACGAGTTTGAACACACGCTGGTTCACGAATTGGAGGCAGAGAACCTGCGCTCGCCGCGCGAGCCAGGCACTCTTCTGGCATCGGTATTGGGCGACGAAGCAATTCGCCGGTATCGCAAAGCAGGTTATCCGTTCGACGGTGATCTGATCACGGCCCTTCCGAGCGCTGATTATTCGATGTCCGATTATCGCGTGCGGGCGGCAACGGTCACGGAAATCGTCAAGGAAGGGAGCATTGTCGATCTCGGCAACCGGCATTTTGAAGTCCTTCATCTGCCCGGTCACTCACCGGGCAGTATCGGCCTATGGGAAGCGGCATCCGGCACTCTGTTCTCGGGCGATGCGATCTACGATGGCCCGCTGCTGGATGAGATAGGTGGCGCTGATATTCCGACTTACGTGCGCACGATGAAGCGCTTGCGTGAATTGCCCGTGCAAGTGGTCCACGCTGGACACGACGGGAGCTTTGGGCGAAAACGACTGGTCGAGTTAGTCGATGCCTATCTGGCTAAACGTACCTGAGCGCTCGCGAATGCGGTCTGCAATGGTGCGGTGCAATCGACAGCCGCGCGGAGGGGATGGCGGGCGCGTTGTCCGTGATTTTTTCGATGCCGCCTGTCCGTCGGCATGCGGCCCGCGCGTCATTGTGATGGCGGCTCGATGTAATTCATCCGCCTAACCCCATGACGGAGGCTCATATGCAATACCTATTGATGATCTATTCGGAAGAAAACCGCTGGAACCAGATGACCGACAGCGAGCGGCAGCAAGGGGTTGCCGCCTATCAGGCGTACACCGAATCGTTGAAAAAAGCGGAGGTGCTGGTGGGCGCCAACCGGCTGCAGCACACGAGGACGGCCACCACGGTGCGGTTCGTCGACGGCAAGCCGCAGGTGCTTGACGGACCGTATTCCGATTCGAAGGAGCAGCTCGCCGGCTACTATCTGATCGACGTGCCCAACCTGGACGCGGCGATCGCGTGGGCATCGCGTTGTCCCGGCGCGGCGCACGGCCTCATGGAAGTGCGCCCGGTCTGGACTGCCCCGTACGACGCGCCATCTGCTGCATGAGTCCGTCCGGCGGCGGCCCTGATGCTGGCGCCGCCGCGCGTGCGATTGCCGAGGCGGTCGCCCGCCGCAGTTACGGCAAGCTGGTCGCGCTGTTGGCGATGCGCACGCGCGACGTCGCGGCGGCCGAGGACGCGCTGGCCGACGCGTTCGCGACCGCGCTCGCGGGCTGGCCGGAGCGCGGCTGCCCAGCGAATCCCGAAGCGTGGTTGATGACGGTTGCGCGCCGCCGGGCGCTCGATGGCGCGCGTCATCGCCGTGTCGGCGACGAAGTGGTGAATCAGCTCGCGATCCTCGCCGACGAGATCGACGAGCGTGAAGCAGGCATGTTGCCCGACCGGCGGCTTGCGCTGCTGTTCGCGTGCACGCACCCTGCGCTCGAGGCCGCGATTCGCACGCCGCTAATGTTGCAGGTGGTGCTGGGGCTCGAAGCAAAGACGATTGCGTCCGCGTTCCTGATGTCGCCCGCCGCGATGAGCAAGCGCCTCGTGCGGGCGAAGAACAAGATCCGCGACGCGGGCATTCCGTTCAGCGTACCCGAGCGCGAGGAGTTGCCCGGCCGGGTCGCTGCGGTGCTCGAAGCGGTCTATGCGGCGTATGCGCAAGGGTGGACCGATCCCGTCGGCGTCGATACCGAGCGGCGCGACCTCGCCGGCGAGGCGCTGTTTCTCGCACACCTGCTCGTCGAACTGCTGCCCGAGGAGCCAGAGACACTCGGTCTGCTCTCGCTGATGCTTTATGCGCAGGCGCGGCGCGATGCGCGACGCGATGCGGCCGGCGACTACGTACCACTGTCGGCCCAGGATCCGGCGACATGGGATGCGCCGATGATCGACGCAGCCAACGCACTGCTGCGGCGCGCGAGCGCATTCAACGCGATCGGACGCTTTCAACTCGAGGCCGCTCTGCAGTCGGCGCACGTCTACCGCTGCCGGACGCATCGCCCGAACTGGGACGAAATCGTGCAGCTCTACGATGCGCTGCTCGCGATTGCACCGTCGCCCGTGGTCGCGGTGAACCGCGCGCTCGCGCTGGCGGAACGGGACGGCCCGCAGGCGGCGCTCGACGCGCTCGCCCCGTATGCGGACGATCCGCGGCTGGCCGACTACCAGCCGTACTGGGCCGCGCGTGCGGATCTGCTCGCGCGTGCCGGCGCGACGGCCGAAGCGCTCGACGCGTACGATCTCGCGATCGGACTCGAGCGCGATCCGGCCGTGCGCCGGTTCCTGCAGCGCAAGCGCATCGAGCTGTTATCGGCGAGACGTTAGATTAGACGTCGCGTTTGCCGTGCGAGGTTGCAAGCCGCTGCTCGGTCTGGACCGTTCGCATCGGAATTGAGTTGAGTCGATATGAATCCAACGTCCGATTTGTAGAACGGTCGTCGACCGGTTGAATCTGCCGCCAATAACGGTCAGTCGACACCTCCGCCTGAATCGTCGACAATCGGCCGATCTGACCATCCAATATTCATCGATGTCGATCGACGTTCCGGGAACCGAAGGTTATGCCGAGTATGCTGGGGCCTTGGCTAACGATTGGCGCAAGATTTCGTTCCGAGACCTCCACCAACCGGTTCTGCACCTGATACCGACGGCACCTTCGCGCATCCTCGACGTGGGGGCCGGCATGGGCCGCGACGCTGCCGCATTGGCATCGATGGGGCACTCGGTGGTAGCGGTTGAGCCCGTCGACGAACTGCGGGCTGCTGCGATCAACTTCTATCCGGCTTCCAGCGTCGTCTGGCTCGACGACAGCCTTCCAGAACTCCGCCTTGTCCGGGAGCGGGCGCACACGTTCACTGTTGTCATGGTTACTGCAGTATGGATGCACCTCGACGAAGCCCAGCGTCGCCGAGGGATGGACACCCTCTCTGATCTGTTGGACGAAGGCGGCCTCGTCATCATGTCGTTGCGCCACGGGCCGGTCTCTACGGGGCGGCGCATGTTTGACGTCTCCGCTGCGGACACGATCAGGCTTGCCGAAGCCCATACCCTGCAACTTCTGCTCAATGTTTGCAGTGACTCAGTCCAGCAAACAAACAGGAGCATGGGAGTCTCCTGGACGCGGCTTGTTTTCCGGAAGTGAGGATCGATGTGGCGGCGACCGCGCGCGGAGATTGTCGGCCATGAAGGGACACTCGACGAGACCGCGTCCATTGTCGACAATCTTCGGAGCTGCGCTTAGCCGCGGGAATTGGCGATCCGGCTTCCACCGTCGGCCAACCTTCTTAAAGCCCCCCTCGCCGCGTGCATACCGCATTGATCCTCATAATCGCGAACTGCTCTCTCGCTCCAGGCATATTTTGAAGGATGCATTCGTGATATGCCCGCTCACGCGGGAGCAGCATCTTGCTATTTCTATACAGCGCGTAGCATGACCGTTGAATGTAGTTCGAGGCAACTTGACTACGGGCGTCGCGCAACCCGACAAGCAAACACTCGTCGTATGAGGAGCCGCTATCGGCCAATGTA encodes:
- a CDS encoding MBL fold metallo-hydrolase, whose protein sequence is MTTLPIADRWFELKRVSDEITLLWEPHVVPLMRCNIWHVRGRDRDLMIDTGMGIVSLQDAARHLLQKDVTAVATHTHSDHVGGHHEFEHTLVHELEAENLRSPREPGTLLASVLGDEAIRRYRKAGYPFDGDLITALPSADYSMSDYRVRAATVTEIVKEGSIVDLGNRHFEVLHLPGHSPGSIGLWEAASGTLFSGDAIYDGPLLDEIGGADIPTYVRTMKRLRELPVQVVHAGHDGSFGRKRLVELVDAYLAKRT
- a CDS encoding class I SAM-dependent methyltransferase; protein product: MSIDVPGTEGYAEYAGALANDWRKISFRDLHQPVLHLIPTAPSRILDVGAGMGRDAAALASMGHSVVAVEPVDELRAAAINFYPASSVVWLDDSLPELRLVRERAHTFTVVMVTAVWMHLDEAQRRRGMDTLSDLLDEGGLVIMSLRHGPVSTGRRMFDVSAADTIRLAEAHTLQLLLNVCSDSVQQTNRSMGVSWTRLVFRK
- a CDS encoding YciI family protein, with the protein product MQYLLMIYSEENRWNQMTDSERQQGVAAYQAYTESLKKAEVLVGANRLQHTRTATTVRFVDGKPQVLDGPYSDSKEQLAGYYLIDVPNLDAAIAWASRCPGAAHGLMEVRPVWTAPYDAPSAA
- a CDS encoding VF_A0006 family four-cysteine protein, whose protein sequence is MGLALINFFQILGETIPSKLQIESLAMPISVLRMYAARAAICLSGLVTMQPTLADSGSSYDECLLVGLRDARSQVASNYIQRSCYALYRNSKMLLPRERAYHECILQNMPGAREQFAIMRINAVCTRRGGL
- a CDS encoding DUF6596 domain-containing protein is translated as MSPSGGGPDAGAAARAIAEAVARRSYGKLVALLAMRTRDVAAAEDALADAFATALAGWPERGCPANPEAWLMTVARRRALDGARHRRVGDEVVNQLAILADEIDEREAGMLPDRRLALLFACTHPALEAAIRTPLMLQVVLGLEAKTIASAFLMSPAAMSKRLVRAKNKIRDAGIPFSVPEREELPGRVAAVLEAVYAAYAQGWTDPVGVDTERRDLAGEALFLAHLLVELLPEEPETLGLLSLMLYAQARRDARRDAAGDYVPLSAQDPATWDAPMIDAANALLRRASAFNAIGRFQLEAALQSAHVYRCRTHRPNWDEIVQLYDALLAIAPSPVVAVNRALALAERDGPQAALDALAPYADDPRLADYQPYWAARADLLARAGATAEALDAYDLAIGLERDPAVRRFLQRKRIELLSARR
- a CDS encoding carboxymuconolactone decarboxylase family protein — its product is MSNFQTYTIDNAPAASKASLEDTKRAFGFVPNLQAHMAEAPALLAGYSALWDLFSKSTLTPHEQQVVYLTSNFENNCHYCMAGHSTLAKMIKMDAGVIAALRAGTPLPDAKLEALHRFTTLVVRERGFVPDADVDAFLAAGYTRQNVLEVILGVATKVMSNYTNHIVHTELDGFMAGNEWTKPVAA